In Glycine max cultivar Williams 82 chromosome 10, Glycine_max_v4.0, whole genome shotgun sequence, the DNA window CCCTGTCTAGGATTTGACGCTGTATTGACCACCTCTTGAAATGATCATGTCCCTGTCTGTCGATTCATAAGGTACAAAATGCATGtgcatgcgtatgcatgagcagTTTCAAACGCAATAATTCTTTAGCAAAAACCCATTGGGTTCAGTTTTAAATAAGCACTTAGAGCATCCCTATAGGCCGAGCGAAAAGGCTCGGATCATTTAAAAAGAATATGCATCCTTAAAGGCACAAAACCAAGGTTGAAACAACAAATCATCAATCTCGCGCTCTTTAAATGATCGCGACAACAATTTACagaggacaggaatccctgggggaaaccaacaaaaaattaaacatgcaaCGACTCTCCTAATTGCCCCATGTCtcaagcgtagtatcgcttgacgacattgACATTTACGGGTGAAGGTAGTTCCTCGTCATCCATGTTAGTGAGAACATGGGACCTTCCGGAGAAAGCCTTTTTTACCACGAagggcccttcgtagttcggtaACCATATAGCGCGAAAGGGAGCATTCTGTGCCggtccttgtatgacacggtcatcttctgaataatcttcttgatattcttgttggctgccACCACTGCTCCGTTCATCTTGGGcctgtagggtgtggaattgtggtgttggatcttaaattcctcgcacatttccctcatcattttattattcaaattggtgtcgttgtctgtgataatcttccttggcaaaccataccgGCAGATTATCTCCCTCTTGATGAACCTAACCACCACACTCCTTGTGACACTAGCGTATGAGGCAgcttcgacccacttggtgaagtaatcgattGCCACCAAGATGAAACAATGTCCGTTCGCAGCCTTGGGCTTTATGGCTCAGAtcacatctatcccccacatggaaaagggcCACGGTGTGGCCAATACATTCAATGGCAAGGGCGAAGTGTTGACATTGTCTGCAAATGTCTGACATTtgtgacacttccttacatggaGGCAACagtcgctttccatggtgagccaataatagccCGCCCTCAGGATCTTCCTAGCCATGGCGTGCCCGTTAGCATGCGTACCgaaagagccctcatggacctcctCCAGCATGCGTCCAGCTTCCTTAGTGTTCACGCATCGGAGCAAAACCATGTCATgggtttctcttgtatagtatgccCCCGTTTTAAAAGAAACCGGCCACCAACCTCCTTAACGTCCCTTTGTCGTTGTCGAAAGCttccggtgggtactctttgctttcaacgtatcgcttgatGTCAAAATACCAAGGTTTACCGTCCTGCTCCTCCTCTACCTAACAACAATATGCGGGCCTTCCGCGACAcctgaactcaatgtatggtaggtctCCATGCAGTgtcagctggaacatggatgctAAAGTGGCGAGCGCATCGGCCATTTGgttttcctctcggggaacgtgatggaaaGAGATCTCATCCAAGAACTCAGCCAGCTCCTTGATTTAGGTCTGGTAGGGTATTAGCTtgtgatccctagtttcccactTTCCTCttagctggtgaatcaccagttccgagtctccgtacaccttgagcagtttgacgttgaagtcaattgctgcctggacacCCAGGGTACATGCTTCGTATTCAACCATGTTATTGGTGCAGTCGAAACCAAGTCTGGCCATGAAAAGTacgcattgattgtccggagagaccaattccgccccaacgccatggcccaGAATGTTAGATGCTCCATCGAAtcacacgatccacttgtccctGTCCTTTTCTAGCTTTTCTTCAaataaggccatgatgtcctcatctgggaactcgggatgcatgggttgataatcattgagaggttgctgagccaaatagtccgctaaggcgcttccctttattgCTTTTTGGGTTATGTAGACTATgtcgaactcggatagcaaaacctgccaccgAGCGATCCGCCCCGTGAGAGtgggcttctcaaagatgtacttgaccgggtccatcttAGATACcagccaggtggtatggctcagcatgtactgtctTATTCAATGGGACGCCCAAAACAAAGCGcaacatgtcctttccagcagggagtagttcatctcacaggccgtgaacttcttacttaagtAGTAGACGACTCGCTCTCTTTTTCCCGACTCATCATGCTGTGCCAGCATGCACCCCATCGACTCGTCCACAACTATCATGTACAGGATGAGAGGTCTCCCGGGCACCGGCGGCATAAGTGCGGGAGGCTTCATGAGGCgccatttgatcttttcaaATGCCTCTTGACAGTCCTTGTCCCAGTGGACGGACTGGTtcttgcgtaagagtttgaaaaGTGGCTCACAGGTAGctgtgagctgtgatatgaatctggcaatgtatTTTAAACGCctcaggaaacctcggacctgcttCTCGGttcggggttccggcatctcaaggatggatTTTactttttcggggtccacctctattccCTTCTGACTTACGATGAAACCCAACAGCTTTcctgacttgaccccgaaggtgcacttagcggggtttaacctcaattgatacctCCTAAGCCTCTCGAACAACCTCCGCAAGTTGAtgaggtgttcttcctcagttgtggaacaaagccaccatagcccgttgataggttgccccggcgttcttgagcccaaaggacatcaccttatagcagaacgttccccacagggtaaCGAACATGGTCTTTTCCATATcttctggcgccatctttatttgattgtagCCTGAGAAACTgttcatgaaggaaaacaaagtgaaATTGGCTGTGTTGTCTATGAGgacatcaatgtgtggcagaggaaaattatctttgggactggctcgattcaggtcccgatagtCCACACAAattcgtaccttcccatctTTCTAAGGGATCGACACAATGTTGGCCACTCACTCGGGGTATCAAACCACCGCCAAGAAAGCGACGTCGAACTGCTTTTTCACCTCCTCCTTGATCTTCAGCGACATCTTGGGTTTCATTCTCCTTAGCTTATGCTTCACCTCCTCCTTGTTGTTCTGCCTCTATTAGAAACAATCGATAGATATATATACATGGTCATCCAACCACCTAACTAAGATTTCTCTTATAGCTTTTCCTGACATATCTGATACAACTATCTATCCTAAAAATAAGTGATCCCAATAATCAAGAGATCaagatacaaaataaaattaaaatacaataagaATTAATACATACAATCAGAATTAATACATATAGAATCAATTAAGATCAGCACAATCATGTAGCAATATTCTCAATACAATTAGGATTAGCACAATCATACAACAATATTCTCAATGCATTATATAATCATCCTTTTTCAGCCCCATGGACTCTTTACAACCGCTAGGTGAATTGTATAGATCCAACTAAAAAGTTTAGTTTTAGAATTTTACATATCTACCGCGAAGGCAATGCTTATGTTGACAAGCTTGCTTCTTTTGGTGCATAGAATGcgggaaaaaaaatagtaagtgTCATGAATCTCTGACATAAGCTTCAACCAATTAACATTGTTTGAATGACAACTGTTGTAGTTGGACAGCAATGACATAGTTTGTCCTCCATGGTATGCTTTATGTTCCTATTGGTTATAGTTTTGGTATGCTTTATGTTCCTATTGGTTATAGTTTTGGTATGCTTTATGTTCCTATTGGTTATAGCTTTGGTGCTAGAATGTTCAATTTGGAGTCCACAAGAGGAGGATCTCCATATTGTGCTGGAGTTTTTGTTGGAGATGGTACAAGACAAGCAAGTGAAATGGAGCTGGAGCTTGCAGAGTATCATGGCAAGTATATATGAAATTAGCCCATAAAAGCTAGATTGGATTCTGTGATTAAAATTCCATTAAGCCCTCCTAGCTAGGTCAGCATTCTAGTCTGTCCCAAGTTGGTGACCTCTAAATCAAACTTCTTAATGCACTCAAACAAACCATTGGTGacctcaaaatcaaactccaagtCAGTGTTGTCATAAAAGAACTCTAGATTTAAGAAGTGGGCAGCTGCATGCAATGGTCTATGAAGCTGACAATTCCATCTTTTATCAATGATTGCAAACACATCTTTGTACTTGCTTTCATTGTTGTTGAAAGACTtgataattgtttcttttgccTTGTCCATTGCTTCATAAATATAGCCCATGGCTAGTTTCCTTTCACCATCCACAAGATGAAGCACTTTCACAAGTGGAGCCATGACTTTAAGAGTGTAAACCACACTATTCCAAAAAAAAGGCATGAGCACTACCTTTGCAGCTTCTTTTCCCTTAAGCTCCTTAGATAGCTTGTTTAAGGTCCATTCATCAGAAGTAAACATCTTTCTAATATTGGCTTTCTCTTTGTGGAGCCTTTCTAAAGTTAGATAAGAAGTGGCAAATCTAGTAATAGCATGTCTCACCAATTCcctcttttttgtaaaatttctcaATAAACTTAAGGTACTAGAATAGGCATAGATAAACCCAACTAGATTAATTGCCCTTCTAATTGTCTTCCTTATCAAGGGAAGCTTCCCAATATCTTCAAGCATCAAATCAATACAATGAGCTGCACAAGGAGTCCAATAAATATGTTTCCTTTTCTCCTCCAACAACTTACCCGCTAAAACATAGTTGCTCCCATTATCGGTTACAACTTGAACAACATTCTCTTCTCCAACTTCCTCCACAGTGGCATCAAGAacctcaaaaatattttcacctGTCTTTACAAAATCAGAGCCATCAACAGACTTCAAAAATATGGTACCAACTTgagagttaataaaaaaattaatgatgcatCTTTGTTTCCGATCAGTCCATGCATCGGACATAATAGTACAACCATACTTGACCCATTGCTCCCTGTGGccttttatcaaattttcagtATATTCAACTTCCTTCTTCAGGAGTGGAACTCTGATGACATGATAGCTAAGAATGGGCAAATGTGGCTCATATTGACCAATGGCTACAACCATATTCTAAAAGCTTTTCAATTTAATGAGGTTGAATGACTAACCGCTTGGTACCAAAAGCGAGAAATATGTTGATGCACCTTCAATACTTCATTCTTATCCATTGACTCTCTTATGTTCATTTGCCTCAACATCTCTATTTTTCTCCGATTGATTGTATTTTCTGGATTCTTACAAAATTTGTCCATTAGTCCTTTTTTTAGTCTCATACTTTGTCTTTGCACTTGCAATAGCATTACAAGAGTCCGCAAACtcatcatcttcacttccatcaCATCCAATTGGTTCACCAAATTCAAAATCTCTTATATTTGCCATATTACCACTGCCATAAGTACTGTAAGTGGTCCCACTTTTTTTGGTAGTCATATATTCCTTCAACTCTTCGACTAAATTTGGTGGAGTTTTCTTGCAAGTTGCAATGTTACCCGACTTCCCAATCAGGTGTTGTTTGGCTCTGGTTATTCCTCCCTTTGTGATTTTTCCATAGAAATTACAAACAATTATGTTTGTTTCTCCTTCTACCAGTGGATGACAATATTTCCAGCCTGGGTCTGTCTTATTTTTCCTCGTTACACTTGCAGTAGCAGCATAGGATGATGGTTCAGCCAATTAAAAGAGGactaaacagaaaaaaaaattgtggtgtcaaatagaaaaaaaataaaaatgagactGTCAAAAGTAAAAAGAGAGTGTCAAATAGCAAAAGGAAAACGAAAAGCTGCGGCCAAacagcaaaaacaaaatttaataaaaaattaaagctaGCACGCACCACTTCGTAAACGCCGTGATGTTCGCTGCCTTCGTGGGCGTCGTCGTCGGTGCTCGTCACCGCTGTGGGGTCGTTGCTGCTGGCTGCGTTCTGCGTGCGGGGGGTCGCGGCTGGGTGTAGGGGTTGCGCTTTTAGTTGGAGGAGGGCTGCATTCTGAATTCTGATTCAAACTGCGTGGGAGGGGACGACTGCGCTTTTGATTAACTTACC includes these proteins:
- the LOC106794759 gene encoding uncharacterized mitochondrial protein AtMg00860-like encodes the protein MPEPRTEKQVRGFLRRLKYIARFISQLTATCEPLFKLLRKNQSVHWDKDCQEAFEKIKWRLMKPPALMPPVPGRPLILYMIVVDESMGCMLAQHDESGKRERVVYYLSKKFTAYEDIMALFEEKLEKDRDKWIV
- the LOC102670497 gene encoding uncharacterized protein, yielding MVVAIGQYEPHLPILSYHVIRVPLLKKEVEYTENLIKGHREQWVKYGCTIMSDAWTDRKQRCIINFFINSQVGTIFLKSVDGSDFVKTGENIFEVLDATVEEVGEENVVQVVTDNGSNYVLAGKLLEEKRKHIYWTPCAAHCIDLMLEDIGKLPLIRKTIRRAINLVGFIYAYSSTLSLLRNFTKKRELVRHAITRFATSYLTLERLHKEKANIRKMFTSDEWTLNKLSKELKGKEAAKVVLMPFFWNSVVYTLKVMAPLVKVLHLVDGERKLAMGYIYEAMDKAKETIIKSFNNNESKYKDVFAIIDKRWNCQLHRPLHAAAHFLNLEFFYDNTDLEFDFEVTNGLFECIKKFDLEVTNLGQTRMLT